A stretch of the Amia ocellicauda isolate fAmiCal2 chromosome 10, fAmiCal2.hap1, whole genome shotgun sequence genome encodes the following:
- the hycc1 gene encoding hyccin isoform X1 → MLAMDQGAVEEWLSEFKTLPETAISSYAASLKDKTSLVPALYKVIRESQSELLEPVCHQLFEFYRSGEAGLRRFTLQFLPELIWCCLSLAASRDLHRSGCIEALLLGIYNLEIVDKDGQSKVLTFTVPSLSKPSVYHEPSTIGSLALTEGALAKHGLSRVVFSGPHPQRETFTAQNRFEVLTFLLLCYNAALSYMSTTSLQSLCQLSSRISTCGYPRQHVRKYKGINTRMSVSSEFLVQLITGIYYALYNGEADMASKALDDVLYRAQLELYPEALLVGNAIKSSLHGGALKSNNEGTRCIQVEITPTSSRISRNAVTSLSIRGHRWKRHDAVDLASPEELMEISEVDEGFCSRAAPSCSPPVIVISSSFPSGRTPGKSQRRVGGSRAGKEREGGPESCRDQLSRKQAQRAMSENLELLSLKRLTLTTSQSLPKPGSLSLARTASAVFSKSFEQVSNVFGAGNPTCAANAPPSETNRYSACSLQEDRLAYVAERAEHLSPNPQHKQQRSPSISIQLSTDL, encoded by the exons ATGTTGGCAATGGACCAAGGGGCAGTGGAAGAGTGGTTGTCTGAATTTAAG ACTCTTCCAGAGACGGCGATTTCCAGTTATGCTGCATCTTTAAAAGACAAGACCTCCCTGGTTCCAGCTCTGTACAAGGTGATACGGGAAAGTCAGAGCGAG CTCCTGGAGCCCGTGTGTCACCAGCTCTTCGAGTTCTACCGCAGCGGAGAGGCCGGGCTGCGGCGCTTCACCCTGCAGTTCCTCCCTGAGCTCATCTGGTGCTGCCTGTCCCTGGCGGCCAGCCGGGACCTTCACCGCAGCGGCTGCATCGAGGCACTGCTGCTGGGCATCTATAACTTG GAAATAGTTGATAAAGATGGCCAGAGCAAAGTGTTAACGTTCACAGTCCCATCCTTGTCTAAGCCCTCCGTGTATCATGAG ccATCGACAATTGGCTCTCTGGCTCTCACAGAAGGAGCTCTGGCTAAGCATGGTCTGAGCAGAGTAGTGTTCAGTGGACCACACCCCCAGAGAGAGACtttcacagcacagaacag GTTTGAAGTGCTGACCTTCCTTCTGCTCTGTTACAACGCGGCCTTAAGCTACATGTCCACAACTTCACTCCAGTCCCTCTGCCAGCTCAGCTCCAG GATAAGTACCTGTGGGTATCCCAGGCAACATGTTCGAAAATACAAAGGCATCAACACTAGAATGTCAGTATCTTCTGAGTTTCTTGTTCAGTTGATAACTGGCATTTATTATGCACT GTATAACGGAGAGGCGGACATGGCCTCTAAGGCTTTAGATGATGTTCTGtacagagctcagctggaactgTATCCTGAAGCTTTGTTG GTGGGCAATGCAATCAAGTCGTCCTTGCACGGAGGCGCACTGAAATCAAACAACGAAGGCACTCGGTGTATTCAGGTAGAAATCACTCCAACATCATCGAGAATCTCCAGAAACGCAGTCACCAGCTTGTCGATCCGTGGGCATCGCTGGAAGAGACACG ATGCAGTGGATTTGGCTTCCCCAGAGGAGCTGATGGAGATCTCGGAGGTCGATGAAGGGTTTTGTTCCAGGGCTGCTCCCAGCTGCAGTCCTCCGGTGATCGTGATCAGCAGCAGTTTTCCCAGCGGGCGGACGCCGGGGAAGAGCCAGCGCAGGGTGGGCGGCAGCCGGGCcgggaaggagagggagggcGGGCCGGAGAGCTGCCGGGACCAGCTGTCTCGCAAGCAGGCCCAGCGTGCCATGAGCGAGAACCTGGAACTGCTGTCCTTGAAGAGACTCACGCTCACCACCAGCCAGTCTCTGCCCAAGCCCGGCAGCCTGAGCCTGGCCCGCACCGCCAGCGCCGTCTTCAGCAAGTCGTTCGAGCAGGTCAGCAACGTGTTTGGCGCCGGCAACCCCACCTGCGCCGCCAACGCCCCCCCATCCGAGACCAACCGCTACTCCGCCTGCAGCCTCCAGGAAGACCGGCTGGCCTATGTGGCGGAGCGGGCCGAGCACCTGAGCCCCAACCCCCAGCACAAGCAGCAGCGCTCACCCAGTATCAGCATCCAACTCTCCACAGACCTGTGA
- the hycc1 gene encoding hyccin isoform X2 translates to MLAMDQGAVEEWLSEFKTLPETAISSYAASLKDKTSLVPALYKVIRESQSELLEPVCHQLFEFYRSGEAGLRRFTLQFLPELIWCCLSLAASRDLHRSGCIEALLLGIYNLEIVDKDGQSKVLTFTVPSLSKPSVYHEPSTIGSLALTEGALAKHGLSRVVFSGPHPQRETFTAQNRFEVLTFLLLCYNAALSYMSTTSLQSLCQLSSRISTCGYPRQHVRKYKGINTRMSVSSEFLVQLITGIYYALYNGEADMASKALDDVLYRAQLELYPEALLVGNAIKSSLHGGALKSNNEGTRCIQVEITPTSSRISRNAVTSLSIRGHRWKRHESPENSIDAPDSGAVPVPEISVTGVSGERVLNGEMQRHRAEGEAQGVQEPGSDSRADGKSMSEIRRQKSQRRLMEDGANASGRVQY, encoded by the exons ATGTTGGCAATGGACCAAGGGGCAGTGGAAGAGTGGTTGTCTGAATTTAAG ACTCTTCCAGAGACGGCGATTTCCAGTTATGCTGCATCTTTAAAAGACAAGACCTCCCTGGTTCCAGCTCTGTACAAGGTGATACGGGAAAGTCAGAGCGAG CTCCTGGAGCCCGTGTGTCACCAGCTCTTCGAGTTCTACCGCAGCGGAGAGGCCGGGCTGCGGCGCTTCACCCTGCAGTTCCTCCCTGAGCTCATCTGGTGCTGCCTGTCCCTGGCGGCCAGCCGGGACCTTCACCGCAGCGGCTGCATCGAGGCACTGCTGCTGGGCATCTATAACTTG GAAATAGTTGATAAAGATGGCCAGAGCAAAGTGTTAACGTTCACAGTCCCATCCTTGTCTAAGCCCTCCGTGTATCATGAG ccATCGACAATTGGCTCTCTGGCTCTCACAGAAGGAGCTCTGGCTAAGCATGGTCTGAGCAGAGTAGTGTTCAGTGGACCACACCCCCAGAGAGAGACtttcacagcacagaacag GTTTGAAGTGCTGACCTTCCTTCTGCTCTGTTACAACGCGGCCTTAAGCTACATGTCCACAACTTCACTCCAGTCCCTCTGCCAGCTCAGCTCCAG GATAAGTACCTGTGGGTATCCCAGGCAACATGTTCGAAAATACAAAGGCATCAACACTAGAATGTCAGTATCTTCTGAGTTTCTTGTTCAGTTGATAACTGGCATTTATTATGCACT GTATAACGGAGAGGCGGACATGGCCTCTAAGGCTTTAGATGATGTTCTGtacagagctcagctggaactgTATCCTGAAGCTTTGTTG GTGGGCAATGCAATCAAGTCGTCCTTGCACGGAGGCGCACTGAAATCAAACAACGAAGGCACTCGGTGTATTCAGGTAGAAATCACTCCAACATCATCGAGAATCTCCAGAAACGCAGTCACCAGCTTGTCGATCCGTGGGCATCGCTGGAAGAGACACG AGTCTCCTGAGAACAGTATTGACGCCCCCGACTCAGGGGCCGTCCCCGTCCCCGAGATTAGCGTGACAGGGGTGAGCGGCGAGCGCGTGCTGAACGGGGAGATGCAGAGGCACAGAGCCGAGGGCGAGGCGCAGGGGGTACAGGAGCCGGGCTCCGACTCTAGAGCAGATGGCAAGAGCATGTCTGAAATCAGGAGGCAGAAGTCTCAGAGGAGACTAATGGAGGATGGTGCTAACGCGTCAGGCAGAGTCCAGTACTAG